The stretch of DNA ATTTTTGTATCTTGTCTATTTCCTCTAGTCaatgtgttttccttttattcataCATCTAGTGGGTGTTCATACATTAAGGTGTCTTGACACCATAAATATATCACTCTTTTATCTTTTGGACTAATGGGTTTTTGCTGCCTTATTAGTTATTCTGGGCATCAAGGGGTTGGAAGGCATCCAGAACCAGGGAAGATTTTGTGTCTTCATGATCTCTCAGGGACCATCTGGGATTATTAGGCctttctcccccttctttttctcttcctttaaaatttttgtagttCTCTAAATACAGGACAAACTGGTCATATTTAAATAAAGCACCAAGTTATATGTTCATGGGAGTCTTACCAACTGGAATGTGGGGACTTTTCTATATTCCTTTGGGTAATGATAACTTGATGTTGAGATCTTAACTAATATCATTTCTTTCCTAAATATGTAGCTGGAGGTGAGAAGAGCCTGGTAGTTACATGGCCCCAGGAGTCTGTTGTGTCCCAATATGGTACCCTTAAAATAGAGCCTCCAGAGTGTTAACCAACACTTGAAAATAAGGAATGAATCCATATTTATTACGTTTTTCtaggagaaaaattaatgaagtgCAAGGAATATCACATGAATGAAAGACTCCCTTCCTTCTTGAAATCTCAGGTGCCACCTTGTTCAACATTCCCTGACATCATCTCTCATCACTCTCCCTCTTGCTGGTCTCCTGACCACACTAGCTCCATTTTTAGACCTGTCTGAAACAAGTACTTTCCTcaggcctttgcactggctccTTTTCCTGCAGGGCACACATCCCCCAGATAAACTTGTGTCTTCTCTGCAGATTTCCCTGAGGTCTGTCTTCAAATGTCACCTTGTGTTGAGGTCTTCCTGAAGCTCCAGTAAAGGGCACACCTCATCCAATTTCTTTAATCCAATTTCTTTAATGCCTGCATTTTTCcctatgtaaatatattttcccatgtaAATATAGCACTTCTGCCATGTTACTAATGTCTGTgctaaaattaatcattttttttcctaatttcaagTCATTACAACCATGACACAGGACATGGTAATGATACCCAATTTTCAggatttcttcttctgggattatCAAACAAACCAGAACTGCAGctccccatatgtgggcttttccTCTCCATGTACCTGATCACTCTGTTTGGAAACCTGCTCATCATTCTGGTTGTCAGCTCTGACTCTCAactccacacccccatgtacttcttccttgccaaccTATCCTTTGTAGACATCTGTTTCACAACCACCACCATCCCAAAGATGTTGGTGAATATACAGACACAGAGCAAAGTTATAACCTATATAGGATGCATCAGCCAGATCTGCTTTGCCTTACTCTTTGCAGGATGGGATGACTTACTCCTGGctgtgatggcctatgaccgtTTTGTGGCCATCTGCCACCCCCTGCAGTACACGGTCATCATGAACCCCTGGCTCTGTGGAGTCCTGGCTCTGGTGTCCTGCATCATTACTGTTCTGAATTCCTTATTACAGAGCTTGATGTTGTTGCATCTTTCCTTCTGTTCAGAGGTGGAAATCCCCCACTTCTTCTGTGAACTCCATCAGATGATCCAACTTGCTTGTTCTAATACCTTTCTTAATGAAACAGTGATATATGTTTCAGCTGTACTGCTGGCTGGTGCTCCCCTTGCTGGGATCCTTTGTTCATACTCTAAGATTATTTCATCCATACGAAGAATCTCATCAGCTGAGGGCAAATACAAAGCATTTTCCACCTGTGTATCTCACCTCTCAGTTGTCTCCTTATTTTATTGTACAGTCCTGGGAGTGTACCTTAGCTCTGCTGCTACCCAGAGCTCCCACGCAAGTGCAGTAGCCTCGGTGATGTACATGGTGGTCTCACCCATGCTGAACCCCTTCATCTACACCCTGAGGAACAGAGACATAAAAGAGGCTTTAGAAAGATTCTTCAGGAGGGCACCCATAAAAGGGACAATTGTCCTGGTGGTGAAGAAGTGCCTTGATTGCAGGACTCAACGCCATGATTTTTGATCATTGTGACATAGAATCTGCTCCTTTTTCCAGAAACTTCTATTTCTTACAATTCAACTTCTCTATTCAATTTCAGAATACTCCATTTAGTAAGCTTTCTGCTCTGTCTGAAAAACAGACAATTTACCACTAGGTACATTTTCATATATTCCCACAGTTCTTCCCAAGCTTGgattagaaatatttgaaaactgttTCTTTTACAAGACCACTTTGAtatctgaaaaattatttctttttcagatggcATATATCATGCCAAGTAAAATTTCCCTAGACTTACTGAAGGAATAATCATGAGTTGTATTACTTATATGGATAAAACTAACACTTGGTATCTAAGgctatttatataatttcatcATAGAGGAAAATACAAAATCAGTTTTCACATTGGGTCTGTTATCATTCCTTTTTACTCCTTAACTGTGCTTCTGAATGATGTAgacctttttttccattttattttattttatttattttcagtattccagcattcattgtttatgcaccacacccagtactccatgcaatacctgccctccataatacccaccaccaggctcacccaacccctacccccgtcccctccaaaaccctcagtttgtttctcagagtccacagtatctcatggttcatctccctctccaatttcccccatctcacttctcctctccatctccccatgtccccagtgttgttccttatgctccacaagtaagtgaaaccatataatacttgactgtctctgcttgaatTGTCATCATCTCCTTTAAGGTTCAGCCAATGGATAGTGATGCCTGCAACACTCACCTGTGGCCACCATACTTGTGAGGCAACCTGAGCCAATGTTATGGATGAACTGTTACTtgtcattattattgttgttgttaaatgtTGTTAACAAATAATTGACATCATTAATTACATGTGTACAATgcaatgattcaatatttgtgtatattgcaAAGTGATCAGAATAAGTTCAGTTAACATCCATTACAATATACAGTTACAACTTTCCTTTCAGAATGACAATCATCAAGATCACCTTTCCTAGCTTctttcaaatgtgcaatacaGTTTTTTCGGCAAAAGCCACCATTCTAGACATAATAtgcccatgacttactcattttataacaggaaatttttactttttgacaTTATCATGCATTTCACCCAATCCCGACCTTCTAGCTCAGGCTACTACCAATCTGTCTGCATATCCACAACCTTGgattggttttgtcttgtttttaagattccacatgtagGTGAGATCATAGTATTTATCTTcttctgcctgacttatttcactgagcataatgccctcaggatCCATCCATGGTGTCACAAATGCCAAGATTCCACTCATTTGtatgactaaataatattccattatatatatatattatatatatattatataatatatgttaaatatattatattatatatatataatattatatataataatattatatattattccattatatatacatatatatgtatgtatacatactcCTACACATGTATGTACAAAACAGACACAATAATCACATCTCttatattgaaaagaaatttggagaggttagaaatcaaaagacaatgtttgaatatatatacatatataatggaatttccattatatatacatatataatggaatatatataataaataattattataaataataaataaataatatatataataaatatatacacacatgcatacatatatgtgtatgtattttatatttgcttttctctggtgAATactgatgttgagaatcttttcatggaCCTGTTGGCCAACTATATGTCttcattgtaaaaatgtctattcagatcctctgtccattgtttaatcagattgtttgttactactgttgagttgtaagagttctttatatattggaGATATTTAACCCTTAGATACATTATTTGTAATATTCCATGCCAACAGAAggttactttttcattttgttgatgttttccttttctgtgcagaagtaCTTACTTTGAGGTAGACcttgtttagtttgtttttgttcccTTGCTTTGGtgtcaaatcttaaaaatcatTGTCAAGGCCAAgatgttttcttctgggatttttatggcttcagatcttacatttaagtctctaatctattttgagttaattttgcctgtggtgtaagatagtggtccagttacATTTTTTGCAGGTGGCTGTCCAGTTtactcaacaccatttatttaatAGACTGTTACTTCTTTTATATTCTTGTGTGCTTTGCTGTAAAATACTTAACCACTAatctgtgggtttatttctgtactttcttttccattccattGACCTGTGGGTTTTTTCATGCCAATAGCATGCTGTTTTGGttaccatagctttgtaatacagtttgaattCAGTGAGGATGATGGTCcaattttgctctttttctcaagactgctttggctattaggGTATTTGTGATTCCATAAAACTTTAAGGagtgtttgttctatttctgtaaaatatgCCACCAAAATATTGATGAGGAATTACACTGAATCCacagattgctttggctagtatggatattttaacattaCTAATTCTTCCAATCAGTGATCATgtaatatctttccatttcctggtgtcttcaatttcattcagCAATGTCTTATAGCTTTCAGTGTACAGATGTTTCACCTCTTTGATAAAttcattcttaggtattttattcttgttgatgcagctgtaaatgggattttttcttaatttctcttcctgagaGTTTCTTATTAGTGTATAGAGTTGCAAccaatttttctatatttgtatatcctgctgaattcattgattacttataacaatatttttctcttaaacaaTTCATTGAATTACAATGACATAGAAGAAACTAAGCAGAtttgtgttggaggggatgtggagaaaggggaaccctcttccactgttggtgggaatgcaagttggtgcagcctctttggagaacagtgtggagattcctcaagaaattaaaaatagagcttccctatgaccctgccattgcactcctgggtatttaccccaaagacacagatgtcgtgaaaagaagggccatctgtaccccaatgtttatagcagcaatggccacggtcgccaaactatggaaagaaccaagatgcccttcagcagacgaatggataaggaagatgtggtccatatacactatggagtattatgcctccatcagaaaggacgaatatccaacttttgtagcaacatggacgggactggaagagattatgctgagtgaaataagtcaagcagagatagtcagttatcatatggtttcacttatttgtggagcataacaaatagcatggaggacatggggtgttagacaggagaagggagttgggggaaattggaaggggaggtgaactatgagagactatggacactgaaaaacaatctgagggttttgaaggggcgggggggtgggaggtcggggtaccaggtggtgggtatagagggcacggattgcatggagcacttggtgtggtgcaaaaataatgaatactgctatgctgaaaattaataagaaaataaatttttaaaaatgtaaaattttctgAATTCAAGTAATCATACAAAAATTAAGAATACATGCCATCATGACCCCATTTATATATAATTCAAGAAAATGCACAAaagctttaaagatttattatataTTGTAAAAAATGCAATCAACCTGAAAACTCTGTTTCTTTATATCTAATTCAGGTGGGGGTTGCTGGGAATAAATACAGTGTTTGGAAGTATTTGGTGAGTCCAACAAGTCTTTCATGGGTAAGAAGCATaagcatgtatatgtatatgtatatgtatatgtacatttgTACAATACATCCTACAAATACACTCCTACACATGTATGTACAAAACAGACACAATAATCACATCTCTTATAttgaaaagaaatctgaaagaaatttgGAGAGGTTAGAAATCAGAAGACAATGTTTGAATTATcatgaaattaaaagaatatatatttagacACAAAGGCTTAAAGTAGAATGGGCAAACATTAATTTTAGTAATGAATTCCTGTTTTTAATCTCAATGCAAAAATGGACCACAATCAGAATTTATAGTTtcttaaagactttgtttatttatttgacagagaaaaagatcacaagtagacatagaggcaggcagagggaaagccaCAACATCATTAAACTTGGTAAGAAGGAATTCAGGATGCATGTGACCTAGGACAGAAGAAGCAGTAGTCCACAGGGCTGGGGATTCATGACTGTGTAATGCAGGGGATGGGAGATGGCCACAAACCAGTCATAGGCCATCATGGTCAGAAGAAAGTCATCTAGTACAGCAAAGAGTGGGAAAAAGTACACCTGTGTGCGGCAGCCTGCATAGGTTATGAATTTTCTCTGAGTCCGGATGTTCCACACCATCTTGGGGATGGTGATGTAGGTGGAACATATGTCTGCAAAGGACAGGATGGAGAGGAAGCAGTAatgggggtgtggagggatgGGATTCAGAACTAACAACCATAATGATGAGCAGATTCCAAAACACAGTGATCATGTACATGGAGAGTAAAAGCCCAAATATGAGGGTTTGCAGTTCCGCTTGCTCTGATAATCCCAGACGATGAAATTCGTGCAACATGTCCTGGTTCTATGTGGTGGAGATGTCTACCagggaataaaaaataacatgactAATTTTTTCAATAAGGAATATTACAAACATCATTGAGATcctaaagttttcattttatattcagaAAGTGAATATCCATAGATTTTATATGGAAATTTTCCCCTCTCAGGACCCCACATTCCAGCTCTGAATAGGAATGCACATTCCACACTTGGCCTTTTCCCAAGTACTCATGTATTCTATATTTTCAGTGAGAAATTCTGTCACACATTTGGGGAATAATCCTTCATACTGACTAACCTCCAGGGAAAGAGTATAGGTGTCGAGAAACAAAAGTTGGCATAGTGCAGTGATGGAGAAGATAAGCAAGTAAAAGATTAGATAGAATGTCAGAAGGTGACAGGTGGTATGAAGAAAAATctagtaaaaaggaaaaagtatatggaggtgctttttttttttttttttactggttgcTTGGATATGCCAGCACACATTTCTACAGAGGCCTCAAGAGGAGACAGCAGGGTTATCCAGGGAAGTGTGTACCCATCAGAGGGAATAATCTGGTCAGAGACTCTGAAAAGATAGGAATCCACAGTTGTGGGAGTGGGAGACCTTAGTTTTATCTGGTCCCATGAATTCaactagatagctatcaaatcattctgaatacctgcAAACTGAACCAGATATCTAATAGCTACagctctacaaatagaaaagtgaccactttctccAAGGTAGGAGGtttggagaagtgaatccaaggcaatacAGGGGAAGATAAACTGCAGGGGGAGGGAACCTCCAAAAGCCTGCTATCAGAAAGTCATATaggggtggagtcaagatggcagagaagtagcaggctgagacgacatcaggtagcaggagatcagatagatagcttatcaaaccattctggaAACCTACAAATATAACAGGtgattgaagaaaagaagagcagcaattctagaaacagaaaatcgaccactttccgaaaggtaggactggtggagaagtgaatccacaGCTATGGGAATacagaccacagggggaggggccagctcccagcaggtggcagagcaatggagcacaaaatcagaactttaaaaaatctgcttCACTGAGGAAAaccactccagaggctaaaccagggagaagcccatgcagggacagcgtggtctcaggtcccttggggtcacagaaggatcgggggtgtctgagtgttgcagagctcacaggtgtTAAAGCAGGGAAGCCatctacagagatggagctgaggagtgagctctcaactcagggttaccttaaattgtgatccatggcacaggccactgctctgtgagagGAGACCCCAAAAGATCCAGGGAGATgcccctggaagagctcagggatctgcagggttcagagactccagaaggggctgtgtgccagagatagaaaagcTAGGTCACAGGCTGGCTGAGCTaggagcacagccagaggccagggagacaggagtgattgagcgcttttctctgagggctcactgaggagtggggccccagctcctccaggctggagattgggaggccaccattttcattcccatcctccacaAGCTTACAGAAAGAGTTCAGGGagggggggcaagatggcggggaGGTAGGAGGAgtcgccttttcaacctgtaccctaaagtgagctgattacctaccaaagaactctgatcacccatgaaatcagactgatatcagaattatacacatctggatctctacaggggcagaagatgctagtggacaggtaaagtggagtggaaaAGGCGGACtaatatcggaagataaacaaaagggggagggagccaccagaggtgacgagttggaaagtaatacccctaatacaaGCGAgtgtgccctgcatctggggccCAGCATTAAcgtggagactggttgaaagcacttcaaaagagcaaaggatagcAGGGGataaattgtgggaatcggggcaacTAGGGAcaaggacagcctcccctggcactgagccagagagtgcggcagagaaaccaggtcttggtccctgagacTCCAGTGCGCCGAAGATTttgtgggttctggctcctgtgaggggatgggagccacgccagatGGCAGAACGCACAAGccatgctacagagcctgagatacATGTGCctctcatcctcccctgagagaggtacaaaggcccagctggCGCTCTTTGATAAGCGCCATTATTCAGAGCCTAAGACATGtgcccaaactctcccctgagagaggtgcacaaagactcagcctggtgctctcagacctgtgccctgttctcagagcctgagatgcgtgcacgacccacagcctcccctgaaagaggtgcgcgcaagccaggcgcTCTTAGAATCAGAAAGATCAGGCACTCCCAGgcagggccagtgggaaaatctcagtgtgtgattgctgcttggaacctctctggtggtctggagctgcccagacagacACCACTGCtgtggtttggggtacaagcagaagatcctgcgtccccagggaccacgactcagTACCtactctgccagcagccaaggaaaatttatatgggctctgcaacaTCCACAGAAGAGAAGACTGAGgattctctctgagagggaggtcgggatgcagtttgctttcctctatacctacaaaaactatcaaaagtagtcaaggaggaagggggggaaaaaaggcgaacaaacataaaaaacctccagagaaaaaaagcctgaaaaaaactgtttcctcagagcccaccctctTAAGGGGgactggaggacttaactcagggaatatcattgactgaaaacccacgtggcaggcccctcccccagaaaaccaaccaggaaagaaagaaaaaaaaaaaaaagacttcaagagaaccaccaccaattcataggacaacttttatttgtaatttgttcccactattctggctaattttttttaaagataatttttatccGATTTACCATTACAGCAAGCAGTCCAGTAtgtcaaattccataataaccttctaacctgaactttttgatacatacacctgtgtttttcttttgcatttctactttttgaaaatttttaaattttagtttagtttagtctagtttattcattttttatttttattttctatattcatataaacttcaaagtaatcccctttccccaatcaatactacccctaggtaaaaaaattttaatcccctttatcctaagaaagttgagtcctttaacaaagatatcaagatacatccaggaaggagCAAAACGACCTTCCtcagaggggggacaagatggcggtgtagtaggaagaggcgccttttcagacataccccaaagtgagctgattacctaccaaagaactccaatcacccatgaaatcagcctgagatcagaattatacatgtctggatctctacaggggcagaagacaccagtgagcaggtaaagcggaatgggaactgcggactgatattggaagataaacaaaagggggagggagccaccagaggcaaccggttggaaagtaataccccaatacgagggagagtgccctgcatctggggaccagcattaacttggagactggttgaaagcactccaaaagagcaaaggatcacggggggaaattgtgggaattgggacggctagggacaggggcttaagtacccagtcccagacagcctccccggcgcagaggcagagagagtgtggtggagaaaccgctcttggtccctaagccgccagcgcacccgagaatgggtgggttctggctcctgtgaggggatgggagccgcgcaggtctgcagaacgcgcgctagccctagcacaaagctcgagatacgcgcgcacatCCCTCATaatcccctgagttacaaaggcccagcctgagctctttgacccgtgccattgtttcaaaacctaagccacgtgcccgaaactcttccccagacagagacgcgcaaaagcccagcctggagcTTAGGGACCAGCgtcccattctcagtgccccagacgcacgcccgacccatagccgcctctgaaaagaggtgcgcgcaagccaggcactcccagcccggggccagcggcaaaatctcagtgtgcgactgatgcttggaacctctctggcggtcgggagcacacagacagccgccactgcctcggctttgggtaagagcaaaagatcctgtgcccccaggatctgcaacttggaacctgctctgccagtggccaagggggaatttattcagcttctgcacccacactgaggcttctctctgagagggagatcaggttgcagtttgatttcttctaatactacaaaaaccataaaagacggtcaaggtgagaggaaaaaatgtgaacaagcataaaaaccgctttttatgcctgaaagccggaaaaaaaaaaaaaaaaacaggttccccagagcccacccccttgaggggggcgggaggactcaactcaggaaacatcattgactgacaacccacgtggcaggcccctcccccagaaaacaaaccaagaaaaaaaaaaaaggactacaagagaacaaccactacttcataggaaaccttgtattgttcactcatttccattattccggttcatattttttttttacacataggtaatttttttaacctatttaccatcacagcgagctgtacagtacatcaaattccatgataactttctaacctgaacgttttgatacatacacctatgtttttcttttgcattttactttttgaattcctttttcaaaattttagtttagcttagtctagtttattcctttttatctttatcttctaatattcatatagagttaaacttcaaagtaatctcctttccccaatcaatactacccctataggtaaaccaatttttaatcccctttctcttaggaaagttgagtcctttaacaaagatatcaagatacatccaggaagaatcaaaacaaccttcctcgcacacactgagaa from Neovison vison isolate M4711 chromosome 6, ASM_NN_V1, whole genome shotgun sequence encodes:
- the LOC122910230 gene encoding olfactory receptor 7A17-like — translated: MYFFLANLSFVDICFTTTTIPKMLVNIQTQSKVITYIGCISQICFALLFAGWDDLLLAVMAYDRFVAICHPLQYTVIMNPWLCGVLALVSCIITVLNSLLQSLMLLHLSFCSEVEIPHFFCELHQMIQLACSNTFLNETVIYVSAVLLAGAPLAGILCSYSKIISSIRRISSAEGKYKAFSTCVSHLSVVSLFYCTVLGVYLSSAATQSSHASAVASVMYMVVSPMLNPFIYTLRNRDIKEALERFFRRAPIKGTIVLVVKKCLDCRTQRHDF